A stretch of the Jeotgalibacillus haloalkalitolerans genome encodes the following:
- a CDS encoding esterase/lipase family protein yields MGEKVFLIHGFNKGAADMYPLEHFLSQMVYDCITLSFQLRFHHFDEAASVLQSLLKEKIRDGEKVYLIGHSTGGIVIRKVLSDPECAGKVSRAVLIATPNQGSGLAGAAHLIRPFTLIYKTLFSITPAYMKKYTFAVSNVEIGAIAGDHAGLLLGKMLRQRNDGRVETASVWMPEMKDFLILPYHHKQIHHQPETAKLIHRFFQTGSFH; encoded by the coding sequence ATGGGTGAAAAAGTATTTCTTATTCACGGCTTTAATAAAGGTGCAGCAGATATGTATCCACTCGAGCATTTCCTCAGTCAGATGGTATATGACTGTATTACCCTCTCATTTCAATTACGATTTCACCACTTTGACGAAGCAGCATCAGTCCTTCAGTCGCTGTTAAAAGAAAAAATAAGGGATGGGGAAAAGGTATATTTGATCGGTCACAGTACTGGAGGCATTGTGATTCGTAAGGTGCTTTCAGATCCTGAGTGTGCCGGGAAGGTTTCGCGTGCCGTACTGATTGCCACACCGAATCAGGGAAGCGGACTGGCGGGTGCGGCCCACCTGATCCGTCCTTTCACGCTGATTTATAAAACTCTATTTTCAATTACACCTGCCTATATGAAAAAATATACATTTGCTGTTTCAAATGTTGAGATTGGAGCGATTGCCGGAGATCACGCCGGGCTTTTACTTGGAAAGATGCTCAGGCAGCGCAATGACGGCCGGGTTGAAACAGCTTCTGTCTGGATGCCGGAGATGAAAGACTTTCTGATCCTGCCATACCATCACAAACAGATCCATCATCAGCCCGAAACTGCGAAGCTCATCCACCGCTTTTTCCAGACCGGCAGCTTTCATTAA
- a CDS encoding carbohydrate ABC transporter permease: protein MVSKSEKYTEKKARRSLSEEKRHSIAGYLFVSPFFILFAIFGLFPMLFSFYLAFFKWNGLGEMTYNGINNFTIIFNDPIFWKSIYNTVIIGLLGTVPQLIVAFLLAYALNSQVLRFKNTFRVAIFMPYVTSIVAVAILFSIIFNNQSFGLVNSFLGIFGVEPIVFTQSEWGAKIAIAAMIFWRWVGYNTIIYLAGMQSISNDLYEAAKIDGATLTQQLRYITLPMLKPFVLFTVFMGTIGSLQIFTEPLIFFGGNLREEGITVVAYLYRDAFENNFFGTASAVAIVLFAIIMVFSVINLLVTNRLGRGKARKA from the coding sequence ATGGTATCGAAATCTGAGAAATACACTGAGAAAAAAGCAAGGCGATCTTTAAGTGAAGAAAAACGTCATAGTATTGCAGGCTACCTGTTTGTCTCTCCGTTTTTCATTCTCTTTGCGATTTTCGGCTTATTCCCGATGCTGTTCAGCTTCTATCTGGCTTTCTTTAAGTGGAACGGCCTTGGAGAAATGACGTATAACGGTATTAACAACTTCACAATTATTTTTAACGATCCGATTTTTTGGAAGTCAATTTATAACACAGTTATCATTGGACTTTTGGGAACGGTGCCGCAGTTGATCGTAGCATTTTTACTGGCATATGCACTGAATTCACAGGTTCTCCGCTTCAAAAATACATTCAGAGTAGCGATCTTCATGCCATACGTTACATCAATTGTAGCTGTGGCGATTCTATTCAGTATTATCTTTAACAATCAATCTTTCGGATTAGTTAACAGCTTCCTGGGCATTTTTGGTGTAGAGCCAATTGTCTTTACGCAGTCTGAGTGGGGTGCGAAAATTGCGATTGCAGCGATGATCTTCTGGCGCTGGGTTGGTTATAATACGATCATTTACCTTGCAGGGATGCAGAGTATTTCAAATGATTTATATGAAGCTGCAAAAATTGATGGGGCAACACTTACACAGCAGCTGCGTTATATTACGCTGCCAATGCTGAAGCCTTTCGTATTGTTTACTGTATTTATGGGAACAATCGGATCACTTCAGATCTTTACAGAGCCATTAATCTTCTTTGGTGGAAACCTGCGTGAAGAAGGAATTACAGTAGTAGCGTATCTGTATCGTGACGCTTTTGAAAATAACTTCTTTGGCACAGCATCAGCAGTAGCAATTGTACTGTTTGCGATTATCATGGTGTTCTCAGTTATCAACCTGTTAGTTACAAACCGGCTTGGCCGCGGGAAAGCGAGGAAGGCTTAA
- a CDS encoding branched-chain amino acid aminotransferase has protein sequence MKTKALEIVKSQQLKAKPSAGVPFGTTFTDHMFIMDYEEENGWHDARITPYSPLTLDPAAMIFHYGQTIFEGLKAYRTEDDRILLFRPEKNFERLNLSGERLSIPPVDEEQVLEYLKTLIELEKDWVPTAPGHSLYIRPFIIATEPNLAVSPSKTYRMMILLSPVGPYFPGGLKPVTIHVEQEFTRAVKGGTGMAKTAGNYSSGYQAQAGAKKAGNADVLWLDGIEKRYIEEVGSMNIFFKVNGEIVTPALSGSILKGVTRMSIIEVLKSWDVPVTERRIAIDELYDLYEKGLVEEAFGTGTAAVISPVGELNWGDKKMVFNNHEIGEVSQKLYDTITGIQTGRRPDDFNWTVEVK, from the coding sequence ATGAAGACAAAAGCATTAGAAATTGTAAAAAGCCAACAGCTGAAAGCGAAGCCATCTGCGGGGGTTCCTTTTGGTACTACGTTCACAGATCATATGTTTATCATGGATTATGAAGAAGAAAACGGGTGGCACGATGCGCGTATTACCCCTTACTCACCGCTCACACTCGATCCTGCAGCAATGATTTTCCACTACGGACAAACAATCTTCGAAGGGTTAAAGGCATACCGTACGGAAGATGACCGGATTTTATTATTCCGTCCTGAAAAGAATTTCGAACGCCTGAACCTTTCCGGAGAGCGTCTGAGCATTCCGCCGGTAGACGAGGAACAGGTGCTTGAGTACTTAAAAACGTTGATAGAGCTTGAAAAAGACTGGGTGCCGACTGCGCCGGGACATTCTCTTTATATCCGTCCATTTATCATTGCGACTGAGCCGAACCTTGCTGTTAGTCCATCAAAAACATACAGAATGATGATTCTGCTTTCTCCGGTAGGACCTTATTTCCCTGGTGGTTTGAAGCCTGTCACCATTCATGTTGAACAGGAATTCACACGTGCGGTAAAAGGCGGTACAGGCATGGCCAAGACAGCAGGGAATTATTCTTCAGGCTATCAGGCGCAGGCCGGTGCCAAAAAAGCCGGAAATGCTGACGTACTCTGGCTTGATGGGATTGAAAAGCGCTATATTGAAGAAGTGGGCAGTATGAATATTTTCTTTAAAGTCAACGGGGAAATCGTAACGCCTGCGCTCAGTGGCAGTATCTTAAAGGGTGTCACACGTATGTCTATTATTGAAGTATTAAAAAGCTGGGATGTGCCTGTTACAGAACGCCGCATTGCGATCGACGAACTTTATGACCTGTATGAAAAAGGACTTGTTGAAGAAGCGTTTGGTACCGGTACAGCCGCAGTCATCTCACCAGTTGGCGAATTGAACTGGGGAGATAAAAAGATGGTTTTCAACAACCACGAAATTGGCGAGGTGTCACAGAAACTATATGACACCATTACAGGTATTCAGACAGGCAGACGACCTGACGATTTCAATTGGACAGTTGAGGTAAAATAA
- a CDS encoding type B 50S ribosomal protein L31: MKQNTHPDYRKVVFMDTNSGFKFLTGSTKGSNETIEWEDGNTYPLLKVEVSSDTHPFYTGRQKFADKDGRAERFKKKYNL, from the coding sequence ATGAAACAAAACACACACCCTGACTATCGAAAGGTAGTATTCATGGATACAAATAGTGGATTTAAGTTTTTGACTGGATCAACGAAAGGTTCGAATGAAACAATAGAATGGGAAGACGGTAACACTTATCCTCTATTGAAGGTAGAAGTAAGTTCAGATACCCATCCTTTCTATACTGGTCGCCAAAAATTCGCTGACAAAGACGGGCGTGCTGAAAGATTTAAAAAGAAATATAATCTTTAA
- a CDS encoding GH1 family beta-glucosidase, which produces MRKFPENFVWGTATSSFQIEGGRESRGESIWDQFCKNPGKVLNGDHGEVACDHINRYKEDVQLMKDLNVPWYRFSISWSRVFPNGDRVVNEEGLQFYDNLLTELEKQGIKPAVTLYHWDLPQALQDKGGWMNRDIVEEFAHYCDVIFDRFGDRVSNWITHNEPWVVSWLGYGSGEHAPGYRDIPAFLKAAHHVLLSHGVVVKRFRERQLPGEIGITLNLNSSYPFDENASSAEATVRWDGFLNRWFLDPVFKGHYPADMLEHYSVYTDFSFVKDGDLETMSAAVDFLGINYYSISYLTHQPGAWLEAGHESGGHRRTSMGWEVYAKGLSDLLIRLKNDYDNPVIYVTENGAAYDDVVTNGEVQDPDRVQYLQEHLDACLDAIDAGVDLKGYFAWSFLDNFEWAFGYCKRFGLVYVDFETQQRIPKESAKWFQQVIVNNGLKIQQQYT; this is translated from the coding sequence ATGAGAAAGTTTCCTGAGAATTTTGTCTGGGGTACTGCAACCTCTTCCTTTCAAATAGAAGGTGGAAGAGAGTCAAGAGGAGAGTCAATCTGGGATCAGTTTTGTAAGAACCCGGGTAAGGTGTTGAATGGTGATCATGGTGAAGTTGCATGTGACCATATCAACCGTTATAAAGAGGACGTTCAATTAATGAAAGACTTGAATGTTCCATGGTACCGCTTTTCGATTTCATGGTCGAGAGTATTCCCGAATGGTGACAGAGTCGTAAATGAAGAAGGTCTTCAGTTCTACGATAACCTGTTAACTGAACTTGAGAAGCAGGGTATTAAGCCGGCTGTTACGCTTTATCACTGGGACCTGCCACAGGCGCTTCAGGATAAAGGCGGCTGGATGAACAGAGACATCGTTGAAGAGTTTGCTCATTACTGTGACGTCATTTTCGATCGTTTCGGTGACAGAGTGTCTAACTGGATTACACATAACGAACCATGGGTAGTGAGCTGGCTTGGTTACGGTTCAGGTGAACATGCACCGGGTTACCGCGATATACCTGCATTTTTGAAGGCTGCACACCACGTGCTATTGTCACACGGAGTGGTTGTTAAACGCTTCAGAGAAAGACAGCTTCCGGGTGAGATCGGAATTACATTAAATCTGAATTCTTCTTATCCATTTGATGAAAACGCTTCATCAGCTGAAGCAACAGTCAGATGGGACGGCTTCCTGAATCGCTGGTTCCTTGATCCGGTATTCAAAGGACATTATCCTGCTGACATGCTTGAACACTACAGTGTTTATACAGATTTCTCTTTCGTAAAAGACGGAGACCTGGAAACAATGTCAGCTGCTGTAGATTTCCTTGGTATTAATTATTATTCAATTTCCTACCTGACACATCAGCCGGGGGCATGGCTTGAAGCAGGACATGAGAGCGGCGGCCACAGACGTACGTCAATGGGCTGGGAAGTATACGCAAAAGGATTATCTGATCTGCTTATCAGATTGAAAAATGATTATGACAATCCTGTCATCTATGTCACTGAAAATGGAGCGGCGTACGATGATGTAGTAACAAACGGAGAAGTTCAGGATCCGGATCGTGTTCAGTACCTGCAGGAGCATTTGGATGCGTGCCTGGATGCGATTGATGCGGGCGTTGATTTAAAGGGGTACTTCGCCTGGAGCTTCCTTGATAACTTTGAATGGGCATTCGGCTATTGCAAACGCTTTGGCCTGGTATATGTTGATTTTGAAACACAGCAAAGAATTCCGAAAGAAAGTGCAAAATGGTTTCAGCAGGTAATTGTGAACAATGGGTTAAAGATTCAACAACAATATACTTAA
- the selD gene encoding selenide, water dikinase SelD — translation MTNTIKLTSLSSKGGCGCKIGPADLSQVLKNLPQAEANPNLLVGLDTSDDAGVYKINEDTALVQTLDFFTPIVDDPYDFGQIAAANAISDVYAMGGTPLTALNIVAFPISTLDKSILTDILRGAGDKLKEAGVTLVGGHSIDDQEPKFGLAVTGTVHPDKVRANAGAKPGDKLILTKPIGVGISTTALKNGLLSEEETHNVTRVMATLNKTAAETMAGFDVHAATDVTGFGLLGHASEMAAGSEAGIRIYSSQVPVLPRVRELAEGGTIPGGTKNNYAHLDGKVRFPEEMDQIDRYILCDAVTSGGLLISVSEHEADDLLAKLRDQKVDAHIIGEVIDEHSGKISIQS, via the coding sequence ATGACAAACACAATCAAGCTTACTTCACTTTCTTCTAAAGGCGGCTGCGGCTGTAAAATCGGTCCTGCTGATCTGTCACAGGTACTGAAAAATCTTCCACAGGCAGAAGCCAACCCAAATTTACTCGTTGGTCTTGATACGAGTGATGATGCCGGCGTTTATAAAATTAATGAAGATACGGCGCTTGTGCAGACACTGGATTTCTTTACACCAATCGTCGATGATCCTTATGACTTTGGACAGATTGCTGCTGCAAATGCAATTAGCGATGTCTACGCAATGGGCGGCACACCGCTGACTGCATTAAATATTGTTGCATTTCCTATCTCAACGCTTGATAAAAGTATTCTGACTGATATCCTTCGCGGAGCTGGTGACAAACTGAAAGAAGCCGGTGTAACACTTGTAGGCGGACATTCCATTGATGATCAGGAGCCGAAATTCGGACTGGCTGTAACCGGAACCGTACATCCTGATAAAGTAAGAGCGAATGCCGGTGCAAAACCCGGTGATAAACTGATTCTGACAAAACCGATCGGTGTCGGAATTTCAACAACTGCCCTGAAGAATGGATTATTGAGTGAGGAAGAAACGCATAATGTAACAAGGGTAATGGCAACGCTCAATAAGACAGCTGCTGAAACGATGGCTGGTTTTGATGTACATGCAGCAACGGATGTTACAGGTTTCGGGCTGCTTGGACATGCTTCAGAGATGGCAGCGGGCAGCGAAGCTGGAATCCGCATTTATAGCAGTCAGGTTCCTGTTCTGCCACGCGTCCGTGAACTCGCTGAAGGCGGTACAATTCCTGGTGGTACGAAAAACAATTACGCACATTTAGATGGTAAAGTGAGGTTCCCGGAAGAAATGGACCAGATTGACCGCTATATTTTATGTGATGCGGTGACATCGGGCGGACTGTTAATTTCCGTGTCTGAACATGAAGCGGATGACCTCCTCGCAAAGCTGCGTGACCAGAAGGTTGATGCGCATATCATCGGAGAAGTGATCGACGAACATAGCGGGAAAATCAGTATACAATCATAA
- a CDS encoding carbohydrate ABC transporter permease, with protein MKQVAINQPKKQPGRFILYGLLIFAGLVSLFPFYWMFVMATQPNHVINQTPPALLPGAELVTNFTNVLGTIDFFGAMMNSLIVSVAVTAGSLFLCSLAGFAFAKLKFKGRDVLFVLILITMMIPPQLGLIPTYYIISQLGWLSDLKAIIVPGLINAFGIFWMRQYIKEAVPDELIEAARIDGCSIFRVYWNIVTPAILPAFATLGIIVFMNVWNDFLWPLVVLQDQSSHTLQVALRALSDSYNRDYGMILSGTFWATVPLIIVFLLFNKAFISSLTQGAVKS; from the coding sequence ATGAAACAAGTAGCAATTAATCAACCTAAAAAGCAGCCGGGAAGGTTTATCCTTTATGGCTTACTGATTTTCGCCGGACTCGTGTCACTTTTCCCGTTCTACTGGATGTTTGTCATGGCGACTCAGCCAAACCACGTGATTAACCAGACACCGCCTGCGTTATTACCTGGTGCAGAGCTTGTCACGAACTTTACGAATGTGCTTGGGACAATTGATTTCTTCGGTGCGATGATGAATTCACTGATTGTCTCAGTGGCAGTTACAGCCGGAAGTCTTTTCTTATGCTCATTAGCCGGCTTTGCTTTTGCGAAGCTTAAGTTTAAAGGACGTGACGTACTGTTTGTGCTGATTCTGATCACAATGATGATTCCGCCTCAGCTTGGATTAATTCCAACCTACTACATCATCAGTCAGCTTGGCTGGTTGAGTGACCTTAAGGCAATCATCGTACCGGGTCTGATCAATGCGTTCGGAATCTTCTGGATGCGCCAGTATATCAAAGAAGCTGTACCTGATGAGCTGATTGAAGCAGCACGTATTGATGGATGCTCGATTTTCAGAGTTTACTGGAACATTGTAACACCGGCAATCCTGCCAGCATTCGCAACACTTGGAATCATCGTATTCATGAATGTATGGAACGATTTCCTATGGCCGTTAGTGGTACTTCAGGACCAGTCGAGCCACACATTGCAGGTAGCGCTTCGTGCGTTAAGTGATTCTTATAACCGTGATTATGGTATGATATTATCAGGTACATTCTGGGCAACAGTACCATTAATCATTGTCTTCCTGCTATTCAACAAAGCCTTTATCAGCAGTCTTACACAAGGGGCTGTAAAGAGTTGA
- a CDS encoding ABC transporter substrate-binding protein encodes MKKVLKAGLVAGGVMAILAGCSSDEADSGTSGSGGGSETIDMWVFGTTGYEKLADAYMEENPDVKINVQTTEMGDHHNNLFTALSAGQGAPDIAMIEVGEIERYREAQDRFVNLYDLGAGDVQDNYLDWVWNVGGSADGEFQFGLPTDIGPTAMYYRTDVVSEAGYPTDPAELAAEVDTWDKYATFAKDIAEATGKPVVDNAELIFNAKRDQASEHYFNRDNELIVEENAEIREAYDYTVDLINADAVGNMPLWTPEWGQGMAEGSYATLLGPAWMQGVVKGNAPDASEWMITTMPEGAGNWGGSYLTISEESDKQEEAYAFIEWLVSPENQLESFKDMGLFPSTPETYAAEEFTNYSDEYFGGINTAAVFAEAAEQVNDVYKGRNYLLVQGEIMTALNNVLSSGGDPDQEWEDAMERIKQRLERE; translated from the coding sequence ATGAAAAAGGTACTAAAGGCAGGACTAGTAGCTGGGGGAGTTATGGCAATACTTGCAGGATGTTCAAGTGATGAAGCAGACAGCGGCACTTCAGGCAGCGGCGGCGGTTCAGAAACAATTGATATGTGGGTATTCGGTACAACAGGTTATGAAAAACTTGCGGATGCTTATATGGAAGAAAATCCGGATGTAAAGATCAACGTCCAGACGACTGAAATGGGTGACCACCACAATAACTTATTCACTGCATTATCTGCAGGTCAGGGTGCACCTGATATCGCGATGATCGAGGTTGGGGAAATTGAGCGTTATCGTGAAGCACAGGACCGTTTTGTAAACCTGTATGACCTTGGTGCAGGAGACGTTCAGGATAACTATCTTGACTGGGTATGGAACGTGGGTGGAAGTGCTGACGGCGAATTCCAATTTGGACTTCCAACTGATATCGGCCCAACTGCAATGTACTACCGTACAGATGTAGTATCAGAAGCAGGTTATCCAACTGATCCGGCAGAACTTGCTGCTGAAGTTGATACTTGGGATAAATACGCAACATTTGCAAAAGACATTGCTGAAGCAACAGGCAAGCCGGTTGTAGATAATGCAGAGCTGATCTTTAACGCTAAGCGTGACCAGGCATCTGAACATTACTTTAACCGTGACAATGAACTGATTGTTGAAGAAAATGCTGAAATCCGCGAAGCATATGATTACACAGTAGACCTGATTAATGCAGATGCTGTTGGAAACATGCCGCTTTGGACACCTGAATGGGGCCAGGGAATGGCTGAAGGTTCTTACGCAACACTTCTTGGACCAGCCTGGATGCAGGGTGTAGTAAAAGGAAATGCACCTGATGCTTCAGAGTGGATGATCACAACAATGCCTGAAGGTGCAGGTAACTGGGGTGGTTCTTACCTGACAATCTCTGAAGAGTCAGATAAGCAGGAAGAAGCTTACGCATTCATCGAGTGGTTAGTATCTCCTGAAAACCAGCTTGAATCATTCAAGGATATGGGTCTGTTCCCATCAACTCCTGAAACTTATGCTGCAGAAGAATTCACAAATTACTCTGATGAGTACTTTGGAGGAATCAACACAGCAGCAGTATTCGCAGAAGCTGCTGAGCAAGTAAATGATGTATATAAAGGACGTAACTACCTGCTTGTACAAGGTGAAATCATGACGGCGCTTAATAACGTATTAAGCAGCGGTGGAGATCCTGACCAGGAGTGGGAAGATGCAATGGAAAGAATCAAACAGCGTCTTGAGCGTGAGTAG
- a CDS encoding NUDIX hydrolase translates to MEEHKIIERLQAHEPIILGEEAVRHYSIMIPFIKKEDGLHLLFEVRSLTMRRQPGEVCFPGGRVDSDDDSAKGAAIREAQEELGLCDTSIGRVYSFGKLVSPFGMTISTYVGFLDNESEIEPNPAEVEEVFTVPLSYFLNEKPDEHIIRVEVKPDEGFPYDLIANGREYKWQTRQYSEYFYHYEGRVIWGLTARVLKEFVDKVLKGE, encoded by the coding sequence ATGGAAGAACATAAGATCATTGAACGTCTTCAGGCACATGAGCCGATCATTCTCGGAGAAGAAGCAGTCCGTCATTATTCCATTATGATTCCTTTTATCAAGAAGGAAGATGGTCTTCATCTGCTGTTCGAAGTACGTTCACTTACAATGCGCAGACAGCCTGGAGAGGTGTGCTTCCCCGGTGGAAGAGTTGACAGTGACGATGACAGCGCGAAAGGTGCTGCAATCCGGGAAGCGCAGGAAGAGCTGGGCTTGTGTGATACATCAATCGGACGGGTCTATTCATTCGGGAAACTCGTCTCACCATTTGGCATGACGATCAGCACATACGTTGGGTTTTTGGATAACGAATCTGAAATTGAACCTAATCCGGCCGAGGTCGAAGAGGTGTTCACTGTTCCACTGAGCTATTTTTTAAACGAAAAGCCCGATGAACATATTATACGGGTTGAAGTAAAGCCGGATGAGGGCTTTCCTTATGACCTGATTGCAAATGGCCGTGAATATAAGTGGCAGACAAGACAGTATTCTGAGTACTTCTACCATTATGAAGGCAGGGTCATCTGGGGATTGACTGCGCGCGTTCTGAAGGAGTTTGTAGATAAGGTTCTAAAGGGAGAATAA
- a CDS encoding LacI family DNA-binding transcriptional regulator: MKVTIKDIAKLAGVSQATVSKIINNYHDVGQETRKRVIEIMEREGYRPSQSRMINDKKTNVVGVVFAGRVNADLTHPVFVEVLNEFKKTIGQLGYDLILFSNEQFFEVRENYLARCQHFDVDGCLIIAGDQVESSVYELDQSPIPCVGVDIELTGPFSSYVMSDSNSIAAKVVEHFYLNGHRKIAYIGGTNGSLVADSRLNAFKQTLKYYGLPMKDEWFYEGDFFEQSGYNGMNHLLDQEDVPTAVFASADLMAIGAMKAAKERGLHVPDDISIIGCDDILPARYVEPPLTTIRQDKAKMGKMAAHILLDLIKNHIESSTVAVEPDLIVRHSTGAALQTNN; this comes from the coding sequence ATGAAGGTAACCATTAAAGATATCGCCAAATTAGCCGGCGTTTCTCAGGCTACTGTTTCTAAAATTATTAATAACTATCATGATGTCGGGCAGGAAACGCGAAAGCGCGTCATAGAAATTATGGAGCGCGAAGGATATCGTCCTTCCCAGTCACGTATGATCAACGATAAAAAAACCAACGTAGTTGGTGTAGTATTTGCCGGACGGGTTAACGCAGATTTAACCCATCCGGTTTTTGTTGAAGTGCTGAACGAATTTAAAAAAACAATTGGCCAGTTAGGCTATGATCTTATTTTATTTTCTAACGAACAATTTTTCGAGGTGCGTGAAAACTACCTCGCCAGATGCCAGCACTTTGACGTGGATGGCTGTCTGATTATTGCAGGTGATCAGGTTGAGTCCTCTGTATATGAGCTTGATCAGAGTCCAATTCCATGCGTGGGTGTGGATATCGAACTGACTGGACCATTTTCAAGCTATGTTATGAGTGACAGCAACAGCATCGCTGCCAAAGTTGTTGAACACTTTTACCTGAACGGCCACCGGAAGATTGCCTATATCGGCGGAACGAACGGCTCTCTGGTGGCAGATTCCAGGCTGAATGCCTTCAAACAGACGCTTAAATATTACGGTCTGCCAATGAAGGATGAATGGTTTTACGAAGGGGACTTCTTTGAGCAGAGCGGTTATAACGGAATGAATCACCTGCTCGATCAGGAGGATGTGCCAACAGCTGTGTTTGCCAGCGCAGACCTGATGGCAATCGGTGCGATGAAGGCGGCGAAGGAACGCGGACTTCATGTGCCTGATGACATCTCGATTATCGGCTGTGATGATATTCTGCCTGCGAGATACGTAGAGCCACCGCTTACTACAATCAGACAGGATAAAGCGAAAATGGGTAAAATGGCTGCCCACATTTTACTTGATCTGATTAAAAACCATATTGAGTCCAGTACAGTGGCTGTAGAACCTGACCTGATTGTCAGACATTCCACCGGCGCTGCACTGCAGACGAATAACTGA